In one window of Corynebacterium mycetoides DNA:
- a CDS encoding PIN domain-containing protein, which yields MSRFSALLDACALVPIAQADTLLRLAEIGLYRPLWSDRILAETSRALEKIHPEVAASGTLDRRISAMKDTFNDACVVGWETLKLSLNLSDPGDNHVVAAALLGRADVIVTNNLKDFPNRELGRFNLSAQRPDEFLLNQLDLAPDRVMRALAQQAADMQDPREQ from the coding sequence GTGTCTCGATTCAGCGCTCTTCTCGATGCGTGTGCACTTGTCCCTATCGCGCAAGCCGACACGTTGCTGCGACTCGCTGAGATAGGCCTATACAGGCCATTGTGGAGTGATCGAATACTGGCTGAGACTTCTCGAGCCCTGGAGAAAATTCATCCGGAGGTCGCTGCCTCGGGCACACTTGACAGAAGAATCAGCGCAATGAAAGACACGTTCAATGACGCATGCGTTGTTGGCTGGGAGACGTTGAAACTTTCTCTCAACCTCTCCGATCCTGGTGACAATCACGTTGTTGCAGCGGCGTTGCTCGGGCGCGCTGATGTGATCGTGACCAACAACCTGAAGGATTTTCCCAACCGCGAGCTGGGACGATTTAACTTGAGTGCCCAGCGGCCGGACGAATTTCTGCTCAATCAACTCGATCTGGCTCCGGACCGGGTAATGCGAGCACTGGCCCAACAAGCAGCAGACATGCAGGATCCCCGAGAACAGTAA
- the dapF gene encoding diaminopimelate epimerase yields MKIEFLKGHGTENDFVVVPDPSDELELSPADVVALCDRRAGIGGDGLLRVVKRDGRWFMDYRNADGSIAEMCGNGVRVFAHVLVELGYVDEREFEVGTRAGVKHIEVLDATDTDATVRVGMGRVSVTGVSTARMGATQFAGLGVDVGNPHLAAVIPGLTAADLEAMEFEQPEFDAEFFPEGVNVEVLTELADGAVHMRVWERGSGETRSCGTGTVAAARAALADAGIENGTVDVHVPGGTILVELNDDEAVMTGPSKIVAWGTADLRR; encoded by the coding sequence GTGAAGATCGAATTCCTCAAAGGCCACGGCACGGAGAACGATTTCGTGGTCGTGCCCGACCCCTCCGACGAGCTGGAGCTCAGCCCGGCCGACGTGGTCGCGCTGTGCGACCGCCGCGCCGGCATCGGCGGCGACGGCCTGCTACGCGTGGTCAAGCGAGACGGACGGTGGTTCATGGACTACCGCAACGCCGACGGCTCGATCGCGGAGATGTGCGGCAACGGCGTGCGCGTGTTCGCGCACGTGCTCGTGGAGCTGGGGTACGTGGACGAGCGCGAGTTCGAGGTGGGCACCCGTGCGGGCGTCAAGCACATCGAGGTGCTCGACGCCACCGACACCGATGCGACCGTTCGGGTGGGCATGGGCCGGGTCTCGGTCACGGGGGTCTCCACCGCGCGGATGGGTGCGACCCAGTTCGCCGGCCTGGGTGTCGACGTGGGCAATCCCCACCTCGCCGCCGTGATTCCGGGACTCACGGCAGCCGATCTCGAGGCGATGGAGTTTGAGCAGCCGGAGTTCGACGCCGAATTCTTCCCCGAGGGCGTCAACGTGGAGGTGCTCACCGAGCTTGCGGACGGCGCCGTGCACATGCGCGTGTGGGAGCGCGGCTCCGGCGAGACCCGCTCCTGCGGCACCGGCACGGTGGCCGCGGCCCGCGCCGCGCTTGCCGACGCCGGAATAGAAAACGGCACCGTCGACGTCCACGTGCCCGGCGGCACGATCCTCGTTGAGCTGAACGACGACGAAGCGGTGATGACGGGGCCGTCGAAGATCGTCGCGTGGGGGACGGCGGACCTGCGGCGCTAG
- the miaA gene encoding tRNA (adenosine(37)-N6)-dimethylallyltransferase MiaA, producing MRPIAVVGPTASGKSALGIALAQALGGEVVNVDSMQLYRGMDIGTAKLAPGERGGVPHHLLDIWPVTKTASVAEYQALAVDTVEAIMSRGKVPVLVGGSMLYVQSLIDAWAFPPTDAIVRTRYEARLAEIGVDALHAELAQVDPAAAATIEDKDPRRTVRALEVIELTGKPFAASQPPKDAPPRWGTRILGLRTTPEWLNPRIALRAELMFDGGFVEEVRGLVGQGLVADSTAGRAIGYAQVLAMLAGEMGQAEALEKTITGTRRYVRRQRSWFNRDPRITWLDAADGDVSQRALDSLG from the coding sequence ATGCGGCCCATCGCAGTCGTCGGCCCCACGGCCTCGGGCAAGTCCGCCCTCGGCATTGCGCTCGCCCAGGCGCTCGGCGGGGAAGTGGTCAACGTGGACTCCATGCAGCTCTACCGCGGCATGGACATCGGCACGGCGAAGCTGGCCCCCGGCGAGCGCGGCGGCGTCCCGCACCACCTGCTCGACATCTGGCCGGTGACCAAAACCGCCTCCGTGGCCGAGTACCAGGCGCTCGCCGTGGACACGGTCGAGGCCATCATGTCGCGCGGCAAGGTCCCCGTGCTCGTCGGCGGGTCGATGCTCTACGTGCAATCGCTTATCGACGCCTGGGCGTTCCCGCCCACCGACGCAATCGTCCGCACCAGGTACGAGGCACGGCTGGCTGAGATCGGAGTGGACGCGCTGCACGCCGAGCTGGCGCAGGTGGACCCGGCCGCGGCCGCCACCATCGAGGACAAGGACCCGCGGCGCACCGTGCGCGCCCTGGAAGTCATCGAGCTGACCGGCAAGCCGTTCGCCGCCTCGCAGCCGCCCAAGGACGCCCCGCCGCGGTGGGGCACCCGCATCCTGGGGCTGCGCACCACACCTGAGTGGCTCAACCCGCGCATCGCGCTGCGCGCCGAGCTCATGTTCGACGGCGGGTTCGTCGAGGAGGTGCGCGGGCTGGTGGGCCAGGGGTTGGTGGCCGACTCCACGGCCGGGCGCGCCATCGGATACGCGCAGGTGCTGGCCATGCTCGCGGGCGAGATGGGCCAGGCCGAGGCGCTGGAGAAGACCATCACCGGAACGCGGCGCTACGTTCGCCGCCAGCGCTCGTGGTTCAACCGCGACCCCCGCATCACCTGGCTGGACGCCGCGGACGGGGACGTGTCGCAGCGCGCGCTAGACTCTCTGGGGTGA
- a CDS encoding helix-turn-helix domain-containing protein, whose amino-acid sequence MNTIRERRATRPAAQTVMPPADFEAMLDVSKFLESISENAALLGPDGQTVPLPEEIFHVLVDIVSAMKIGKAITVAPVDQMLTTQEAADFLGISRPTLVKLLETGRLPFERVAGGRHRRIRLDDVIRYQESKRRESRETLASMTAEAAKQELYDFGVESYADALREARRELSGGN is encoded by the coding sequence ATGAACACAATCAGGGAAAGAAGGGCGACGAGACCGGCGGCTCAGACTGTGATGCCGCCCGCGGATTTTGAGGCGATGCTCGACGTGAGCAAGTTTCTCGAGAGTATTTCGGAAAACGCCGCGCTTTTGGGGCCGGACGGCCAGACGGTTCCTTTGCCAGAGGAGATCTTCCATGTCCTAGTGGACATTGTTAGCGCGATGAAGATCGGCAAGGCGATTACGGTTGCGCCGGTTGATCAAATGCTGACTACGCAAGAGGCCGCAGATTTCCTGGGAATAAGCCGTCCGACCCTGGTCAAGCTGCTCGAGACCGGGAGATTGCCATTCGAACGGGTAGCGGGAGGGCGGCACAGGCGGATTCGGCTCGATGACGTTATTCGCTATCAGGAATCGAAACGCCGGGAGAGCCGGGAGACCTTGGCGTCCATGACGGCCGAAGCGGCGAAGCAGGAACTGTACGACTTTGGAGTCGAATCCTACGCAGATGCGCTGCGGGAGGCTCGACGGGAACTCTCGGGCGGAAACTAG
- the hflX gene encoding GTPase HflX produces MTQTTPKLNADLSHDELLARAFRHNTPQPRADAEPTTGALDLEDRNSFRRVVLETELRSEDQAEGFEVEYRKLRLEQVILVGAWTEGTTAEMEANMLELAALAETAGADVVDLLYQKRDKPDPGTYIGSGKVKELRDIVVSTGADTVVFDGELSPGQMVALEEALKVKVIDRTMLILDIFAQHAKSKEGKAQVSLAQMEYLYTRTRGWGGNLSRQAGGRAGSNGGVGLRGPGETRIEADRRRLRTDMAKLRHELRGMKTAREVKRAQRQRSTTPKIAIAGYTNAGKSSLINAMTNAGVLVEDALFATLDPSTRKAQLADGRNVVLTDTVGFVRHLPTQLVEAFKSTLEEVTGADLMLHVVDSSDAFPLKQIEAVNKVLTDVTRESGEAIPPEIVVVNKIDQADPVVLAELRHAFDATGHDVVFVSARTGEGIAELEAKIEMYLNSVEAHVQMLVPFTRGDVVSRVHEQGTVRAESYEEGGTLIDVRLPHVIAEQYAEFVVS; encoded by the coding sequence ATGACACAAACAACGCCCAAGCTCAACGCCGACCTGTCCCACGACGAACTCCTCGCCCGCGCTTTCCGGCACAACACGCCGCAGCCGCGGGCCGACGCTGAACCCACCACGGGCGCCCTCGACCTGGAGGACCGCAACTCCTTCCGCCGAGTGGTCCTGGAAACGGAGCTGCGTTCCGAAGACCAAGCGGAAGGCTTCGAGGTCGAGTACCGCAAGCTGCGCCTGGAACAGGTCATCCTCGTCGGCGCGTGGACGGAAGGGACCACCGCCGAGATGGAAGCCAACATGCTTGAGCTGGCGGCGCTCGCGGAGACGGCCGGCGCGGACGTGGTGGACCTGCTCTACCAGAAGCGCGACAAGCCCGACCCCGGCACCTACATCGGCTCCGGCAAGGTCAAGGAGCTGCGCGACATCGTCGTGTCCACCGGCGCGGACACCGTCGTGTTCGACGGCGAGCTCTCGCCCGGCCAGATGGTCGCGCTGGAGGAGGCGCTCAAGGTCAAGGTGATTGACCGCACCATGCTCATCCTCGACATCTTCGCCCAGCACGCCAAGAGCAAAGAGGGTAAGGCGCAGGTCAGCCTGGCGCAGATGGAGTACCTGTACACCCGCACACGCGGCTGGGGCGGCAACCTGTCGCGCCAGGCCGGCGGCCGTGCCGGCTCCAACGGCGGCGTGGGCCTGCGCGGACCTGGTGAGACCCGGATCGAGGCGGACCGCCGCCGCCTTCGTACCGACATGGCCAAACTGCGCCACGAGCTGCGCGGCATGAAAACGGCGCGCGAGGTCAAGCGCGCGCAGCGCCAGCGCTCCACCACGCCGAAGATCGCCATCGCCGGGTACACCAACGCGGGCAAATCCTCGCTGATCAACGCCATGACCAACGCCGGCGTGCTTGTCGAGGACGCGCTGTTCGCCACCCTGGACCCGTCGACACGCAAAGCCCAGCTTGCCGATGGCCGCAACGTCGTCCTCACCGACACCGTCGGCTTCGTGCGGCACCTGCCCACGCAGCTGGTCGAGGCCTTCAAGTCGACGCTGGAGGAGGTCACCGGCGCCGACCTCATGCTGCATGTCGTCGACAGCTCCGACGCCTTCCCGCTCAAGCAGATCGAGGCTGTGAACAAGGTACTCACTGACGTCACCCGCGAATCCGGCGAGGCCATCCCGCCGGAGATCGTCGTGGTGAACAAGATCGACCAGGCCGACCCGGTCGTCCTCGCCGAGCTGCGCCACGCCTTCGACGCCACCGGCCACGACGTCGTCTTCGTCTCCGCCCGCACCGGCGAGGGCATCGCCGAGCTCGAGGCCAAAATCGAAATGTACCTCAACAGCGTCGAGGCGCACGTGCAGATGCTCGTCCCGTTCACCCGCGGCGACGTGGTCAGCCGCGTCCACGAGCAGGGCACCGTGCGGGCCGAGAGCTACGAGGAGGGCGGCACGCTTATCGACGTCCGCCTGCCCCACGTCATCGCCGAACAGTACGCCGAGTTTGTGGTGTCCTAG